CCTGTTATCCTGCCGATCACGCAAAGCATTTCATCAACGACCTCTGCTGCTGTCAGGAGAGAGCAATCAATCACGTGAGCATCCTCGGCAATCCTGAGAGGTGCCACAGATCGCCCGCGGTCCTGCAGGTCCCTTTTCCTGATATCCTGCTGTACCGAGTCGAGATTCACGCCGTTTTCCGAGGATTCCAGTTCCCTGTATCTACGGAGCGCCCTCTCCTCAGGAGAGGCATCGAGATAGAACTTCACATCTGCGTCGGGAAAGACCACCGTTCCCATATCCCGGCCCTCCGCTACCAGGGATCCCTGATCGGCGACCCGCCTCTGGACGGAAAGCAGGGCTTCCCTCACCGGGGCTTGTGCCGAGATGTTGGATGCCAGAATGCTGATCGCTTCTGCCCGGATCAGGGAAGTCACATCTTCTCCGTCCAGCAGCACCCGCATGCCGGCATCGTCATGGATCAGACCGAGCCTTGTTCGTTTACACAACTGCTCAAGCGCCTGGGTGTTGGACGCAAGGCCCCCCTCCCGCTGCACCTTGAGCGCCAGTGCCCGGTAGAGGGCACCGGTATCAAGGTAGAGAAAAGACAAGCGGCGTGCCAGTTCCCTGGCCACGGTGCTCTTACCCGCTCCCGCGGGTCCGTCAATCGTGATCAGAAAGGGAGAGCGCATGGAATGGATGGTATGACTTGGAAACGATCATGGATGATTTGATTTCTATCTGCAAACGAGTTCATCAGGGATTCCCTGAATCTGTCTCCTTCTCCCCTTCTCGGAGTTCCCGCGCCTGACGAAGCCGTTCGGCCAGGGGGCCGTCGCTCCTCCATAACCAACAGCTGTCGAGGAGAAGTTCCGGATCCAGGTGCTGCCGAAGAGCGGATTCTTCGTCTCGCAGACGGCTCATGATGGTCCAAAGCCCCTGGACGGCGCCGGAGCTCATGGTCATGATCAGGTTGGTCAAGTGCTGGCAGCCTGCCCTCTTGCCCAGCAACTCCCTCACCTCGTTGGTGAAACCGGACCGGATCCGCATGCCGACGAGACGGCGGATGGAATCCCTGACGTCGGTACATTCTTCAATGGGAACATGGGGCATCTCCGCTTCGGCATCCAGAATGGTCAGATCCGGAACACTCAGGGTCATTCGTGCAATCATGCCATGAATGACGCCGGGGTCGTGAACCCGATTCGCCGTGTAGAGGAAAAACGGAACATACCGTTCATCCGTTAGGGATGCCTCCACGAAGAGATTGCCATCCGGTGTTTCGTAACAGTCAATGCCGATATTTCTCGAGTGAATCCGCTCTTTCTGTTTCATGAAAAGGTCAACATCTCCTTCAGGGGGAAAATCCGATCTCCCGGGCGTAGGATAACTGCCTCCGCCATGGAATACCCGGATGGGCTCGATCGAAAGGCTCCGTTCCGATGATGCGGAGGGAATCTTCATCGATTTCCACGGGATGAGTACCGGATAGAAATCCTGAATCCTCCGCGATCGTCGGGTTCTTTCCGGGAAGGCAGTCACAGTCCACGGTTATATTGAGCAATGCATTAATCAGGAGAGCCCTGCCCTCCATCATCCGCCAGACGGAGGCCGCGGTTTCCACGAGTTTTTCCTGAAAGACGGTCACATCCGTATCCCAGAGAATCCTCAGGGCTACTTCCGGGCAGGCTCCGATGCACTGCGCACATCCGATGCAGGCATCCAGATCGTACGTTGGAAAGCTGCTTTCTTCCATACAGGCGGCGCCGGCAGGGCAGACCGTAACGCATACGCCGCATCGCGTGCATCGCGATTCATCGAGCGCAGGGGACACATCGGCATGCATGCGCTGCTTTTGTGCCCGGGAGGCAAAACCCATGGAGAGGTTCTTGATGGCGCCTCCGAAGCCCGATGCCAAGTGGCCCTTGAAGTGCGAGAAAACAACAAAACCATCCGTCCGTTCGAATACATTCGCCACCTGAACGGACTCGAAATGGAGGTAACCGGCGGGGATGGAAACGACATCCCGTCCGTCCAGGCCATCCGCAATCAGGACGGGACACCCCAGGAATTCTTCTGAAAAACCGTGACTGGAGGCGGTTGCCAGAGAATCTTTCCCATTCCGTCGGCTTCCGGAATACAGCACCGTTGTGTCGAAGACGAACGGACGTCCGCCATGGTTCCGGACCCAGTTGATGACTGCTTTTGCATAATCGGGGGGGAGGAAACTGCGATTCCCCCTTTCACCCCAGTGAAGCTTGATGCCGATGCTGTCACCGGGATGAAAGGGGTATGCAAGGCGTTCCAATTCTACCTGGAGAGTGTAAGCCCAGGATTCGATTTTTGAATGTTGCTCCCTGTAATGATCGTTAGAGGACAAAAATGATCCTCAAACCGGCCACGTAATAATACCAGCCGGTTCCGGCCGTGGCCGATGAACCGCCGCCGGCGGGAGAGTTCCCCCACTCGCCAGTCGCCTCGACGGCCATCCGGTTGCCGAATCGATACCCGATCAGGCCGCTCACACCGCCGAAAATGCCGTGCTCATGCTGGTCATTGCGCGTGAAATCCTGGTAGCCTGCATAAGGCGTGACGCTCATGTAAAACGGCATTTCGTAGTAACCGAAGGTCACAAACATGGAGTGGGCCCTGTAGTCATCCGGATCAAAGTAGCCCCCTCCGCTCTGACGGCGGAAATCCATGTGGCGAAACTGGTAGCCAACGGAAACGAAAGGTCTTCTCAAAAGGGTATAGGCGATGCTTGCCTGAATGTCGTCAGAACCGTTGCTGTCGGAATATTCGCGATGGGTGAAGGTACCCAGCACGGTGATACGGTCCGTGGGGCGCTGATTGATCCAGCCCTGGAAAGTCTTGGCCCTTATGTTGTTGTCCGTGAGCGACACAAGATAATTATATGGTTCATTTGCCACATAGGCTCCAACAGATCCCCAGAGCACGTCAATATCCGCTTTCCCGTGCCAGGTAAAAAACTTGCCGTCCGACAGTCCGACTCCTCCCCCGAGTCCGCCGTACCAGGGCATCCTCGCATAGGTCGAGAGCTGGACATAGTCCGTCTCCTTGCCCGTATTCATGGGGAAAGCATTTCCTGCGTCCGTGTACCCGGTGGTCTCACCCTGCAGTCTCAGACGGGAATAATCGATGTTCGTTCTGAAGTTGGCCAGCCAGAACTGGGTTCCCCCGTAGAGGGTCGTTACCCGGTTGTCGTCGTTGTCGTAGTAGAAATTCGTTCCTGCATAGAGCCTGGGGCGCATCGTCCAGTCGCGTTCAACACGCATATCGGAAAGCTCTTTTTGCTCTGCGGCGTTTCGGGGCTTCAGGCGTGCGATGCTGTCGTCGGTGGCGGTTTTGTTCCCACTTGCAAGGAACCCATATGTCTGGCCTGCGCGGACATCGAAGTCGTCCGATTTTGCCAGAAGGGCCTTGTACAGCTGGTCCGCCTTGCGGAAAAAACCCTTCGACCGAAGGGCATTCGCTTTGGACAGGCTGGCGTCACGGTTTTGGGGGTCCTTGGCCAGAACAACGTCGGCCTGCCGGATGCAAGCATCAAATTCGCCCTGCCAGAGCAGTACCTGGGCCAACTGGACGCGAGCCCCCATGTTGGAGGGGTCCTTCTCGATGATATCCTTCAGTTCCTGTGCGGATTTTTTGTGCATTCCCGCCCAGGCCATAACCGTCGCCATCTCCATCCGGGACGCAATCGGGAAGCCGCGGGAGAGCTCCAGCGCCTTTGCGTATTTTTCTGCCGCAGCCGGATATTTCTCGCCTTCCGCGAGGACGTCTCCTTCCGTTTTCAGTTTATCCGCCTCCGGTCCCACGGCCTCGACAGCGGCCTTTCTGGTATCCAGGACTTTTTGAATTTCTGCCTTTAGATTCTTCAGTTCCTGCTCCTGATAGGGATAGGAAGGCTTCGCCGTAGGGATCATGTTTTGTGTGGTGGCAACATCCCCCTTCTGAAAGTATGCCCAGGCCAGTCCGATGGCGGCGTCGAAATTTTCGCCCCCCTTCAGCAGCTTGTTATAGATCTGGATGGACGCATCAAGCTCGTCCTTAATCCGGAGAACGTGTGCCTTCACCAGCAGGGCATCCGGGTCGTCAGCCTGTGCGGCCAGAACAGTATTGACTTCCGCCAGGGCTTCATCATTCTTGCCAGTCCAGAGCATGACCTTGGCCAGATGGTTTCTTGCCTTCGTGTTTTTGGGATTTCTTTTGAGGATGGAGCGCAATTCCCCGGCAGAGGCATCCAGCTTTCCTCCCCAGGAAAGACCGATGGCAATGTCCGTCAGTTGATCTTCAGGCAACCGGTCCCGAAGGTCTGGCAATGCCTTTAAATACACATCCGCAGCCTTTTCGTGCTGTCCCTCCGCGGTGTAAATGTCTCCGAGCTCCTTTAAAATGGTCGCCCTCTCAACACTGTCTTTTGCCCCGGCAAGGCGTTTGTTGAAATCAGCTTCGTCGGCGGCAAAGGCGGTTGTCAGGCAACACAGAAAAGCCGCAAGCAGAAACAAAGAAACTCTCTTCATTCGCTTCTCCTTAAGAAGTTATTTATAAACAATGATACGATGACAATCGGCACAGATCATTCAGTGTGCTGATCAAGCTGCAGACGTCGTCGCAGCCTGTTTCTTTTCGCCCTTGTGGCGAACCGTTTCCCACTGCCCACGCCCGAAGATGAACTGGAAGAAGGCGGAGAACCTCCAGAAGGAGTTGATCTGTCGATAACCAAAGTTCTCCAGTGCCCCATAAGCAAGCATAACGAACAGGTCGGTCCATTTCGGATAGCGCCGGTATGTCAACTCCTCAAGGAAGATTCCGGTGGTGGACAAAAAGATGCCGTACCCGATGGCCAGGAAGAGGAACAGCATGAAGAAATCGTAATCGATCATTCCCAGAATGTAGGAAATGATGACAATGATGTAACCCAGGAATTCAATGATGGGACTGACCATCTCGATAAACACGTTGTACGGCATCGCGAACATGCCCAGACGGCCATATCTCGGATTGAATATCGTCGTCTTGTGTTCCCAGATGCTCTGGATCATACCGAGATGCCATCGGCGTCGCTGCCTTCCGAGCATTTTCAGGGTTTCGGGAACCTCCGTCCAACAGATCGGATCGGAAACGAAACGGATCACATATGGATCACCCTTGAGGCTGTAATGTTTGTGCAGGCGCACAACAAGCTCCATGTCCTCCGTCACGTTCCCCTGTTTGAAACCGCCTACCGTGATAACGGCGGCCTTCTGAAACATGGAGAAGGCTCCTGAGAGGATCAGGTTGCAGTTCAGCGCGTCCAGGCCGACCCGACCGAAAAGGAAGCTTCGCAGATATTCGACAATCTGAAATATGGCGAGAGAATTGTGTCGGGGGAGCTCAATCTGCTTCATGACCCCATTCTCTCTCTTGACGCCGTTGAGCACGCGAACGACGCCGCCCGACGCAATAACGGGAACCGTACTCTGGACAAGCGGAGTTACCAGACGGATGAGGGATTCCGGTTCAAATACAGAGTCCGCATCGAGCGTGCATATATATGGGCTTTTGCAGACATTGATTCCACAGTTGAGAGCATCCGATTTGCCCCCGTTTTCCTTGTCTACCACAATCAGATTGGGAATTTCGCTCGTGTAGTAGAATCCCCGGACCGGCCTCGTTTTGATGATATCCCTGTATAGAGGATCGATTCTTCGCAGGTTGTAATGCTTGATTAACAGTTGCAGCGTATCGTCCGTGGAACCGTCGTTGATGACAACGATCTCTGTCCATGGATAAAGGAGTCCCCGTACGGATTCAATGGTCCGGATGATGACGCTGCGCTCGTTCCGGGCGGGGATCAGGACTGCTACAGGAGGCATTTCCGAGCGGTTTTCCAGATCCCGGAAAGGAGCGTACCGGATCCTCCGGATATGTCGGAGAATGACGATCAAGGCGATGGCCAGGAGAACGGAATACACCGCATTGACCAGGCCGAAGTAAAAACCGATGAAGTAGTTGAAACCGATTACGATGGTTTGAAGGATCTCGTTCATTGGGCACCGCCAGCATTCAGGATACTTTGAATTTCAGTTCGAACTTGGGGAGAACTGGAAGCCGATTCCAGGGCATCGCGAAGCGGCGAAGAAAAACCGAGTTGATGCATCAGCTGGAGAATCCGCTT
This DNA window, taken from Syntrophales bacterium, encodes the following:
- a CDS encoding DUF2889 domain-containing protein; the encoded protein is MKQKERIHSRNIGIDCYETPDGNLFVEASLTDERYVPFFLYTANRVHDPGVIHGMIARMTLSVPDLTILDAEAEMPHVPIEECTDVRDSIRRLVGMRIRSGFTNEVRELLGKRAGCQHLTNLIMTMSSGAVQGLWTIMSRLRDEESALRQHLDPELLLDSCWLWRSDGPLAERLRQARELREGEKETDSGNP
- the cmk gene encoding (d)CMP kinase; this translates as MRSPFLITIDGPAGAGKSTVARELARRLSFLYLDTGALYRALALKVQREGGLASNTQALEQLCKRTRLGLIHDDAGMRVLLDGEDVTSLIRAEAISILASNISAQAPVREALLSVQRRVADQGSLVAEGRDMGTVVFPDADVKFYLDASPEERALRRYRELESSENGVNLDSVQQDIRKRDLQDRGRSVAPLRIAEDAHVIDCSLLTAAEVVDEMLCVIGRITGNPRSCPGD
- a CDS encoding glycosyltransferase, which encodes MNEILQTIVIGFNYFIGFYFGLVNAVYSVLLAIALIVILRHIRRIRYAPFRDLENRSEMPPVAVLIPARNERSVIIRTIESVRGLLYPWTEIVVINDGSTDDTLQLLIKHYNLRRIDPLYRDIIKTRPVRGFYYTSEIPNLIVVDKENGGKSDALNCGINVCKSPYICTLDADSVFEPESLIRLVTPLVQSTVPVIASGGVVRVLNGVKRENGVMKQIELPRHNSLAIFQIVEYLRSFLFGRVGLDALNCNLILSGAFSMFQKAAVITVGGFKQGNVTEDMELVVRLHKHYSLKGDPYVIRFVSDPICWTEVPETLKMLGRQRRRWHLGMIQSIWEHKTTIFNPRYGRLGMFAMPYNVFIEMVSPIIEFLGYIIVIISYILGMIDYDFFMLFLFLAIGYGIFLSTTGIFLEELTYRRYPKWTDLFVMLAYGALENFGYRQINSFWRFSAFFQFIFGRGQWETVRHKGEKKQAATTSAA
- a CDS encoding DUF362 domain-containing protein encodes the protein MERLAYPFHPGDSIGIKLHWGERGNRSFLPPDYAKAVINWVRNHGGRPFVFDTTVLYSGSRRNGKDSLATASSHGFSEEFLGCPVLIADGLDGRDVVSIPAGYLHFESVQVANVFERTDGFVVFSHFKGHLASGFGGAIKNLSMGFASRAQKQRMHADVSPALDESRCTRCGVCVTVCPAGAACMEESSFPTYDLDACIGCAQCIGACPEVALRILWDTDVTVFQEKLVETAASVWRMMEGRALLINALLNITVDCDCLPGKNPTIAEDSGFLSGTHPVEIDEDSLRIIGTEPFDRAHPGIPWRRQLSYAREIGFSP
- a CDS encoding tetratricopeptide repeat protein, yielding MKRVSLFLLAAFLCCLTTAFAADEADFNKRLAGAKDSVERATILKELGDIYTAEGQHEKAADVYLKALPDLRDRLPEDQLTDIAIGLSWGGKLDASAGELRSILKRNPKNTKARNHLAKVMLWTGKNDEALAEVNTVLAAQADDPDALLVKAHVLRIKDELDASIQIYNKLLKGGENFDAAIGLAWAYFQKGDVATTQNMIPTAKPSYPYQEQELKNLKAEIQKVLDTRKAAVEAVGPEADKLKTEGDVLAEGEKYPAAAEKYAKALELSRGFPIASRMEMATVMAWAGMHKKSAQELKDIIEKDPSNMGARVQLAQVLLWQGEFDACIRQADVVLAKDPQNRDASLSKANALRSKGFFRKADQLYKALLAKSDDFDVRAGQTYGFLASGNKTATDDSIARLKPRNAAEQKELSDMRVERDWTMRPRLYAGTNFYYDNDDNRVTTLYGGTQFWLANFRTNIDYSRLRLQGETTGYTDAGNAFPMNTGKETDYVQLSTYARMPWYGGLGGGVGLSDGKFFTWHGKADIDVLWGSVGAYVANEPYNYLVSLTDNNIRAKTFQGWINQRPTDRITVLGTFTHREYSDSNGSDDIQASIAYTLLRRPFVSVGYQFRHMDFRRQSGGGYFDPDDYRAHSMFVTFGYYEMPFYMSVTPYAGYQDFTRNDQHEHGIFGGVSGLIGYRFGNRMAVEATGEWGNSPAGGGSSATAGTGWYYYVAGLRIIFVL